A DNA window from Impatiens glandulifera chromosome 7, dImpGla2.1, whole genome shotgun sequence contains the following coding sequences:
- the LOC124909632 gene encoding RING finger protein 44-like — protein sequence MDQWIDFFMTRLVDNVSIIDDTTIQSTNHYEYGYDFQYSFNMNHDLHLQYSAIDSSSAMWHYHEQLDFFDYYNYFRHQKLMPGYQEHSSYGYYPNVHNHHPMRHTSSVAYQTGLELTDNTPPTQNNYLPYHITDEVVVLDISEMINNHFVVDRQSDIDMYLDIDNISYEELLLLGEQIGRHVETGISEESINLRTRDHLIPETQASFSSNQGGTNDFCVICQEEYMMKEKIGGLDCGHEFHVDCIKRWILINNICPICKSPGIPIAEER from the exons ATGGATCAATGGATTGATTTTTTCATGACTCGATTGGTGGATAATGTTTCTATTATAGATGATACGACTATACAATCCACTAATCATTATGAATATGGATACGATTTTCAGTATTCATTCAATATGAATcatgatcttcatcttcaatatTCTGCAATCGATTCTTCAAGTGCAATGTGGCATTATCATGAACAACTTGATTTCTTCGATTATTACAATTATTTCAGACATCAGAAACTAATGCCAG GATATCAAGAACACTCATCTTACGGATATTACCCTAATGTTCATAATCATCATCCAATGAGACACACATCTTCAGTCGCATACCAAACTGGTTTGGAATTGACGGACAACACGCCACCAACACAAAACAACTACTTACCATATCACATAACAGAT gAAGTTGTGGTGCTCGACATTTCTGAAATGATTAACAATCATTTTGTTGTTGATCGTCAAAGTGATATTGATATGTATTTGGATATAGACAACATTTCTTATGAg GAGCTTCTTTTATTGGGTGAACAAATTGGTAGACATGTTGAAACAGGCATATCAGAAGAGAGCATCAATCTTAGAACACGGGACCATTTAATTCCCGAGACTCAAGcatctttttcttcaaatcaaggaGGAACTAATGATTTTTGTGTTATATGTCAG gAGGAATATATGATGAAAGAGAAGATTGGAGGTCTTGATTGTGGGCATGAATTCCATGTTGATTGCATAAAGAGATGGATACTTATAAACAACATTTGTCCCATCTGCAAATCTCCTGGAATTCCTATAGCTGAAGAAAGATAA